AGCAGGTTAATCTAAAAATGGATTATTATGAATTTCGATCCGGTATCACAAGACGCACCTAATGATCCGAAGAATCCCGCTTCTATGCAGCCGGTTTCATTTACAAGCAAAGGGTGCAAATTATTCGGAACATTTTTCTTCGCTTCCGGCGAAGGGCCTCATCCGACAATTCTTCTTCTTCACGGTTTCCCCGGTAACGAAGTAAACTTTGACATCGCACACGCAGCAAGAAGAATGGGTTATAACGTAATGGTGTTTCACTACCGCGGATGCTGGGGGAGCGAAGGTGAGTATCTATGGACTCACCTGGTTGAGGATGTTGAAACGGCAGTTCAATTCCTCCAGAGTAAAACAGCCGGAGAAAAATATAATGTTGATACAAATAAAATCATTTTGATCGGGCACAGTATGGGCGGTTTTGGCGCCGTGTTTAATTCAATCAAACACGATGATATAAAAAACATTGCTTCCATTGCCGGATTTAATTCCGGACTTTTCGGAGAATTTATTGAAGGGAATAATGAGTTGATCCAATTTAGTTCGGATACAATGGAGCCGGCTATGGAATTTGTTAAATGCAACTCCGCAGTTACACTTTTAAATGAAATGATCACGAATAAAAAAGAATGGAATCTGCTTAATCATATTGATACTTTGAAAAACAAAAATTGGCTCATAATTGCAGCAAAACATGATACAATAGCACCGATCGATATTCATCATAAACCATTGGTTGGTGCATTGAAAATGGCAGGTGCAGGAAATTTCGAAGAACATATTTTAGAAACCGGTCATTCGTTTTCTGACAGCAGAATAAGGCTGACAAAAATTATTTGTGAATGGTTAAGTCAAATTAAAATTTAGAGAGCAAGATCATGAGCAAGAATACATTGGATATGCCTTCAGATGAGTTTAAAAAGTATGGTTACCAATTAATCGATTGGGTTGCAGATTATCTTGATAACATCGAAAAATATCCTGTGCTTGCACAAATAAAACCGGGTGAAGTAAAATCTCAATTACCAAAAACAGCCCCTACCGACCGGGAAACATTTGATGATATGATTAATGATTTGAACAAAATAATTATGCCCGGAGTAACACACTGGAATCATCCGAACTTTATGGCATATTTCAATTCTACATCAAGCGGGCCGGGAATATTAGGCGAATTGCTTTCTGCGGCATTCAATTCAAACGGAATGGTATGGAAATCGAATCCGTCGGGTACGGAGCTTGAAGAGACAGTACTAAACTGGTTCAGAGAAATGATCGGGCTTCCCGCAAATTATTTAGGGATTGTTTACGACACCGCTTCTGTAAGTACGATGCATGCAATCGCGGCAGCAAGGGAGTACACGGGCCTTGATGTAAGGAAAAAGGGATTGTCCGGACTTCCAAAATTTATTCTCTATTGTACAGAGCATACACATTCATCAATTGAAAAGGGAGCCCTCACTTTAGGGATTGGAATGGAGGGTGTTAGGAAGATTCCTAACGATAAAAACTTTGCTATGATTCCGGAAAAGCTCGCGGAAGCAATTTCAGAGGACAGGTCTAAAGGATGCTTGCCGTTCTGTGTAGTCGCTACAATAGGTACTACTTCTTCAACTGCCGTTGACCCGGTTGATTCAATCGCTGATATCTGTATCCGCGAGAAGATCTGGCTCCATGTAGATAGCGCTTATGCCGGGGTAACCGCAATGCTTCCGGAAATGAAAATGTATTTTAAAGGAATGGATCGTGCCGACTCGATCGTAATCAATCCGCATAAGTGGCTTTTCGTTCCGGTTGATTTTAGTGTTCTTTTCACATCGAAACCCGAAGTATTAAGAAATGCATTCAGTCTTGTTCCCGACTACCTAAAGACCTCCGAAGAATCGGTTATTAACTATATGGATTACGGAATTCAGCTCGGCAGAAGATTCCGTTCTTTGAAATTCTGGTTTGTGCTTCGTTATTTCGGTATTGAGGGTTTAAGAGAAAGATTGAGAGAACATTTACGGCTAACGCAATTATTTGCCGGGTGGGTTGATGAAAATCCTAACTTTGAAAAATTAGCTCCGGTTTATTTCGGCACCGTCTGTTTCCGCGCGAAACCGGAAAATATTAGGGAAGAAAATGAATTAAATAAATTAAACGAGAGACTGCTCGAAAAAGTTAACAGTACGGGAAAAGTGTTTATTGTTAATACCAGGCTGAACGGAAAATTTACCATTAGAATGGTAATCTCCGGCCTCAGAATGGAGGAGAGGCATGTTAAAAATGCATGGGAGACTATTAATTCCGAACTGGAGAAAATAATTTCATAATGAGAAAGATTTCTGACTTAATCATTTTAAAATCCCGCGATATGCGGGATTTTAAATATTCAAACAACCTCTATTGTTTTACAATTATAACATCCTGTGCCTGCGGTCCTTTAGGACCTTCACCAACTGTGAATTCAACTTTCTGACCTTTCTCGAGGCTCTTAAATCCTTCCGATTTAATCGAAGAGAAATGAACGAATAGATCGCCGCCTTCAGATCTTTCAATAAATCCGAATCCCTTTGCCGCATTAAACCATTTTACGGTTCCGGTTACACGCTCTGCCATTAAAAACTCCTGAAATATTTAATATGATTAATGACTAATAGATTTTTAGTTCTCTATTTGATCATCATTGCAATCTGTGCTGCCTGTTTCTGGTTATACTCAAATGCAATCTTTTTATAATTCACCAGGTCTATAATAGTACCGATCATACATATTCCGCCCGTTAACAGGTAAAGAATTCCAAGTCCTATCTGATCCGTCAGAAATCTTTGAATTCCCGCAATACCCAGAAAGCCGACCAGAGTAACTAGTAGAATAATCTGCGGGTCTTTCCTGCGTGACCTGTAGATGTTTGCAAACTGCTGGGCTTTCTGATCATCCATCGTTTTGATGATGCTCGAAATATACATCTGTTCTTCACCCATTATTTCAGGCATTAGTTCGTATACGTTTGCCATATTGAGCCTCTTTTGATTGTTGATAGTTATTTATCATTTTGCGTGTCAGTTGAATTATTCTGGCGGAAATAAGAAAAAATGCAGCTATTCCTAACGGATGAGTTTGTAATGAATGATCCAGGTCGCCATGATAAAAAAATGAGATCGAACGGCCGAGTCCGCATCCGGGACAATTTTCGATACCGATATTATGAAAAGGGCAGAATGTGAATTCATGCACTTCGTATGGATTAATAAAAAAGAGATACACCAGTGCTGCTGTCCAGAGAATTGCTTCCGGATCCGCAAACCTGAATATTTTTTTCAGCTTATACATAAATTCTAAACTGAATTTGTTTTTGAATTCCTTAACCGCATCAATATTCTGTACGGTTAAATCATTAGTCGTTTCTGGAAAAAAATGGTTTTGATCTTAACCAAAATAGTTTACTGCAAAACAATTGACGACATACTCCCGACACTGTTGTTCTCATATGAAACGATATCAACTTTATTTATTGCGCCAACAATCTCTAGGTTTTTCCTGTTTATTTTGTCTGCAAGATGTTTACATTTTAACGGATCGAGATCATTTGCGATTCCTAAATGCGGTATGTAAGGAATATCCAGGCGCAATTCCTTTTCAAGCGGACCGGTATAAAGTTCGTCATGGAGTTTTACAAACAGCCTGTAACCCTCTTCGGGAATTAAAAAGAGATCGGTAAAATCGCTGAACGAATCTTTTACAATCTGCGCGCAACGGAGGACAAAGAAAAACGTACCGAATTTATTCACAACTTTTCTGACGTGTTCGAGAAAAACCTCGTACTTTATATTTTCTACCGGAAAGACAAGTGTGAAGTGGGGATCAACAACTTTGTAAAAACGCTTATCGTGATCTTTGCGGATCGATTGGATCCAGTTAAAATCTTTTCTGTCTATGGTAGGGTATGCAATTAATAGGAGTGCCATCTATAAATATCTCTCTTTGATGACGTTGAGGTGGTGTTCCGTATGCCCTGCAATTATATATGCCAGGCCTCTTACTGTAACATTATAACCCGATGCGTTTCCTTTTTTGAGCCATTGTTCATCCCGTAAGTTTCTGAACAGTGCAACTGTTGATTGACGGATCAGAGAGAATTCTTCAATCAGACGGGAGAGATTTGTAGTATCGTAATTGGAATTGTCTATATAGAGGTTCTCGTCAAATCCCTGCAAGGATTTTTCGTCGCCTCGTGAAAAGCGGAGAGCCCTATAAGCGAATACC
This Melioribacteraceae bacterium DNA region includes the following protein-coding sequences:
- a CDS encoding alpha/beta fold hydrolase, encoding MNFDPVSQDAPNDPKNPASMQPVSFTSKGCKLFGTFFFASGEGPHPTILLLHGFPGNEVNFDIAHAARRMGYNVMVFHYRGCWGSEGEYLWTHLVEDVETAVQFLQSKTAGEKYNVDTNKIILIGHSMGGFGAVFNSIKHDDIKNIASIAGFNSGLFGEFIEGNNELIQFSSDTMEPAMEFVKCNSAVTLLNEMITNKKEWNLLNHIDTLKNKNWLIIAAKHDTIAPIDIHHKPLVGALKMAGAGNFEEHILETGHSFSDSRIRLTKIICEWLSQIKI
- a CDS encoding pyridoxal-dependent decarboxylase, which translates into the protein MSKNTLDMPSDEFKKYGYQLIDWVADYLDNIEKYPVLAQIKPGEVKSQLPKTAPTDRETFDDMINDLNKIIMPGVTHWNHPNFMAYFNSTSSGPGILGELLSAAFNSNGMVWKSNPSGTELEETVLNWFREMIGLPANYLGIVYDTASVSTMHAIAAAREYTGLDVRKKGLSGLPKFILYCTEHTHSSIEKGALTLGIGMEGVRKIPNDKNFAMIPEKLAEAISEDRSKGCLPFCVVATIGTTSSTAVDPVDSIADICIREKIWLHVDSAYAGVTAMLPEMKMYFKGMDRADSIVINPHKWLFVPVDFSVLFTSKPEVLRNAFSLVPDYLKTSEESVINYMDYGIQLGRRFRSLKFWFVLRYFGIEGLRERLREHLRLTQLFAGWVDENPNFEKLAPVYFGTVCFRAKPENIREENELNKLNERLLEKVNSTGKVFIVNTRLNGKFTIRMVISGLRMEERHVKNAWETINSELEKIIS
- a CDS encoding cold shock domain-containing protein, with the translated sequence MAERVTGTVKWFNAAKGFGFIERSEGGDLFVHFSSIKSEGFKSLEKGQKVEFTVGEGPKGPQAQDVIIVKQ
- a CDS encoding TM2 domain-containing protein; translation: MANVYELMPEIMGEEQMYISSIIKTMDDQKAQQFANIYRSRRKDPQIILLVTLVGFLGIAGIQRFLTDQIGLGILYLLTGGICMIGTIIDLVNYKKIAFEYNQKQAAQIAMMIK
- a CDS encoding DUF2752 domain-containing protein, which encodes MYKLKKIFRFADPEAILWTAALVYLFFINPYEVHEFTFCPFHNIGIENCPGCGLGRSISFFYHGDLDHSLQTHPLGIAAFFLISARIIQLTRKMINNYQQSKEAQYGKRIRTNA
- a CDS encoding 2'-5' RNA ligase family protein encodes the protein MALLLIAYPTIDRKDFNWIQSIRKDHDKRFYKVVDPHFTLVFPVENIKYEVFLEHVRKVVNKFGTFFFVLRCAQIVKDSFSDFTDLFLIPEEGYRLFVKLHDELYTGPLEKELRLDIPYIPHLGIANDLDPLKCKHLADKINRKNLEIVGAINKVDIVSYENNSVGSMSSIVLQ
- a CDS encoding DinB family protein, producing the protein MNRPEKNEYAEYYHKYVNGVPEGDIRDVLEDQLNSTITFLSSIDEEKSKLRYAPGKWSLREVLGHIIDSERVFAYRALRFSRGDEKSLQGFDENLYIDNSNYDTTNLSRLIEEFSLIRQSTVALFRNLRDEQWLKKGNASGYNVTVRGLAYIIAGHTEHHLNVIKERYL